In the Cellulomonas sp. C5510 genome, CGGTTCGAGGGCGCGGGCCTCGACGGGGTGGTCGCCAAGCCGCTCGACGGGACCTACCAGCCGGACAAGCGCGCGATGTTCAAGGTGAAGCACGCCCGCACGGCGGACTGCGTGGTCGCCGGGTTCCGGTGGCACAAGTCCGGGCCGGTGCTCGGCTCGCTGCTGCTGGGGTTGTGGACGGACGACGGCCGGCTCCAGCACGTCGGCGTCGCCGCCTCGTTCCCGATGCCCCGCCGCAGAGCCCTCGTCGAGGAGCTCGCCCCGCTGCGCGCCGACGACCTGGCCGGGCACCCGTGGGGCGACTGGGCGGACCAGTCCGCGCACGAGGGCAAGCGGATGCCCGGTGCGGTGAGCCGGTGGAGCGCCGGGAAGGACCTGTCGTTCGTCCCGCTGCGGCCCGAGCTCGTCGTCGAGGTGGCGTACGACCACATGGAGGGCGACCGGTTCCGGCACACCGCCCAGTTCCGCCGCTGGCGGCCCGACCGCGACCCGGCGACCTGCACCTACGCCCAGCTCGAGGAACCGGTGGGGTTCCGGCTGTCGGAGATCCTCGCGCCGCCGTCCTGAGCCCCGCCGCGCGCACCGGGGAGTGCGCTCGTAGGGTCGATCGGGTCCCGCCTCCTCCCGCGGAAGGACCCCCGATGAGCCACACCGCACCGGCCCCGGACCAGGCCCCCTCCCCCGCCCGGCCGCACCACGTGGTCGTGATCGGCGCCGGGTTCGGCGGGCTGTTCGCGACGAAGGCCCTGGCCGACGCGCCCGTCCGCGTGACCGTCATCGACGGCACCGCCACGCACCTGTTCCAGCCGCTGCTCTACCAGGTGGCGACCGGCGTGCTCTCCGTCGGCGAGATCGCCCCCGCCGCCCGGGACGTGCTGCGGCGGCAACGGAACGCGCGCGTGCTGCTGGGCGTGGTGACCGACGTCGACGTGGAGCAGCGCGTCGTGGTGTCGTCCTCGCCGCTCGGGGAGACGCGCACCTCCTACGACAGCCTGGTCGTCGCGGCCGGCGCCGGGCAGTCGTACTTCGGCAACGACCGGTTCGCCGACCACGCGCCGGGCC is a window encoding:
- a CDS encoding ATP-dependent DNA ligase; the protein is MDLPVMPPVAPMLAKAVPEIPDLGHTEPKWDGFRTIVFRDGDEVVLGSRNEKPMTRYFPELVEQLRAHTPERCVLDGEIVVVAGDRLDFDALQQRIHPAESRVRLLSQQTPASFVAFDALALGDDDLMGTPLRDRRARLVDALGGAQAPVHVTPATADLAEAQGWFRRFEGAGLDGVVAKPLDGTYQPDKRAMFKVKHARTADCVVAGFRWHKSGPVLGSLLLGLWTDDGRLQHVGVAASFPMPRRRALVEELAPLRADDLAGHPWGDWADQSAHEGKRMPGAVSRWSAGKDLSFVPLRPELVVEVAYDHMEGDRFRHTAQFRRWRPDRDPATCTYAQLEEPVGFRLSEILAPPS